From one Mya arenaria isolate MELC-2E11 chromosome 4, ASM2691426v1 genomic stretch:
- the LOC128230157 gene encoding heat shock protein beta-6-like — MSWKVVPLFKRDFGFFDRQRDMFDDWIKEFDDDWRSLELSESRSRFDRELEKIKRDLFKLDTGSTKLQVERPFITDPIGNKKLNLRFDCSQFKPEEISIKTMDRRLCVHAKHTEESPGRKVYREFTREYTLPDKVDPIALTSTLSKDGVLQIEAPAPANVEAPREHLIPIEKLLKF, encoded by the coding sequence ATGTCTTGGAAAGTAGTGCCACTGTTTAAGCGTGATTTCGGGTTTTTCGACCGCCAGAGGGACATGTTTGATGATTGGATTAAAGAGTTTGATGACGACTGGCGCTCTTTGGAGCTGTCCGAGTCCCGCAGCCGCTTTGACCGGGAGCTAGAGAAGATCAAGCGCGACCTGTTCAAGCTTGACACCGGATCCACCAAGCTCCAGGTCGAGCGGCCCTTTATCACCGATCCCATTGGTAACAAGAAGCTCAACCTTCGCTTCGATTGTAGTCAGTTTAAACCGGAAGAGATCAGTATTAAAACCATGGACAGGCGTCTGTGCGTGCACGCCAAGCACACCGAGGAGTCCCCCGGCCGGAAGGTATACCGCGAGTTCACGCGGGAATACACGCTCCCTGACAAGGTAGACCCGATCGCCTTGACGTCCACACTCTCCAAGGACGGCGTACTCCAGATCGAGGCCCCGGCGCCGGCCAACGTGGAAGCTCCGAGGGAGCACCTGATCCCCATCGAGAAACtcttaaagttttaa
- the LOC128232369 gene encoding tetraspanin-4-like, translated as MVSKTALKAFMLIISTVLFLCGAIIMGIGIWAVADKIFISDIVGNSLYRSASYIMVVVGACIIMTSFIGCTGAVLNNKGLVFFFVLVNGQMFVLLMTAAILGAVFRDNIEGDLQEDMKRGIRSQYGTSVEYSEENRDITQAWDMLQQRLRCCGVDNEGWGIYQESNWFYRQFNEFEKKFVPPSCCVYQERLGQYLNLFNCQSFAYGPPRFRTGAQNDALFYQGCFFAAREFVVEQANILLGIGFSFCVFLLTAIVVGVMFILKLGEDSRGSYEY; from the exons ATGGTGTCAAAGACAGCTTTGAAAGCTTTTATGCTTATCATTAGTACAGTTTTATTT CTTTGTGGAGCAATAATTATGGGTATCGGGATCTGGGCAGTGgcagacaaaatatttatatcggATATAGTTGGCAACTCGTTATACAGATCTGCATCTTACATTATGGTTGTGGTTGGAGCCTGTATcattatgacatcatttattGGATGTACAGGAGCAGTACTGAACAATAAGGGGCTGGTCTTCTTT TTTGTATTAGTTAATGGTCAGATGTTTGTGCTGCTTATGACAGCCGCTATACTGGGAGCTGTGTTCAGGGACAAT ATTGAAGGAGATCTTCAGGAGGACATGAAGCGCGGTATACGGAGCCAGTATGGTACGAGTGTTGAGTACAGTGAGGAGAACCGTGACATCACGCAAGCCTGGGACATGCTTCAACAGAGG CTACGATGCTGTGGTGTTGACAATGAAGGATGGGGAATATACCAAGAGTCAAACTGGTTTTATCGCCAATTTA ATGAGTTTGAGAAGAAGTTTGTCCCCCCAAGCTGCTGTGTGTACCAGGAGAGGCTGGGCCAGTACCTGAACTTGTTCAACTGTCAGTCGTTTGCCTACGGGCCACCACGGTTCAGGACGGGAGCACAGAATGATGCACTATTTTATCAG GGCTGTTTCTTTGCTGCTCGGGAGTTTGTTGTGGAACAGGCCAACATTCTCTTGGGCATTGGCTTCTCCTTCTGTGTGTTCCTG cttACCGCAATAGTCGTAGGTGTAATGTTTATTCTGAAACTTGGGGAGGATAGCAGAGGTAGCTACGAATACTAG
- the LOC128231869 gene encoding uncharacterized protein LOC128231869, giving the protein MAAINNNLPGKAVMVVNAGERSNPPYGFRYREGAQKDWDNMCSVLNDLGFERLNKERERSYNVSLSRWDHTKTRDGVGHAQGNTHPPHAENPPSETCCLKCLIQHHDFGLASSFAFYISTHGVQERGVLSVQFLSDYENTYDSITVKEIVQTMSSNPTLKAIPKILIVQACREDDMHLDIREDKGVVVKVAGTVDANTDTQNGQRMDGDEDNAMRINPGETGPPPQLPNIFPDLPTVDFKISRDFLLLFPTTPYRTSKRNTQEGSWFEYHLKEALDEHTEPVVDFLELITLTSNKVAARSSVVYMGGWKDGDGRRIKNEQLSGMKNAVCVEHRLCKPLVFRKVAGSEEHMEAEPAY; this is encoded by the exons ATGGCCGCAATAAACAACAATTTGCCAGGCAAGGCGGTGATGGTGGTTAACGCTGGTGAACGATCAAACCCTCCGTATGGCTTCCGGTACCGCGAGGGCGCCCAAAAGGATTGGGACAATATGTGTTCCGTACTCAACGATCTTGGCTTTGAAAGGCTGAACAAAGAGAGAGAGCGATCTTACAACGTGTCCTTGTCGCGATGGGACCACACCAAGACAAGGGACGGTGTAGGACATGCTCAAGGGAACACTCATCCACCACATGCCGAGAATCCTCCCTCGGAAACGTGCTGTTTGAAATGTCTCATACAGCATCATGACTTCGGGCTCGCAAGTTCTTTTGCTTTCTACATAAGTACACACGGAGTGCAGGAGAGGGGGGTCTTGTCAGTGCAGTTTCTGAGTGATTATGAAAACACCTATGATTCGATCACGGTGAAGGAAATTGTGCAGACGATGAGTAGTAACCCCACTTTGAAAGCCATACCGAAGATACTTATCGTTCAGGCGTGCAGGGAAGACGACATGCACCTAG ATATCCGAGAGGACAAAGGTGTGGTGGTGAAAGTAGCAGGTACGGTGGATGCAAACACAGACACTCAGAACG GGCAGAGAATGGATGGAGACGAGGACAACGCGATGCGAATAAACCCCGGCGAAACCGGACCGCCCCCGCAGCTCCCGAATATATTCCCTGATCTACCAACGGTCGATTTCAAAATATCGAGAGATTTCCTCCTTCTGTTCCCGACAACGCCGTACCGCACTTCAAAGAGAAACACACAGGAAGGGTCATGGTTTGAGTATCACCTTAAGGAAGCTCTCGACGAACACACGGAGCCAGTGGTGGACTTTCTAGAGCTTATTACGCTAACGTCCAACAAAGTCGCTGCTCGTTCATCCGTGGTTTACATGGGGGGGTGGAAGGATGGTGATGGTAGACGGATTAAGAATGAACAGCTTTCTGGAATGAAGAACGCCGTGTGTGTGGAGCACCGTCTTTGTAAGCCGCTGGTCTTCCGGAAAGTCGCTGGATCGGAGGAACACATGGAAGCCGAGCCTGCATATTGA